From the Bacillota bacterium genome, one window contains:
- the pyrH gene encoding UMP kinase encodes MKARYRRVVLKLSGEALAGSLGRGIDLDFLDGMAAEIQEVTELGVQITIVVGGGNIWRGAEGSARGMDRATSDYMGMLATVINSLALQDALERRGLETRLQTAIEMREVAEPYIRRRAIRHLEKGRVVIFAAGTGNPYFSTDTTAALRAAEIGAEVLLMAKMGTDGVYDDDPRRNPAARKLDRLGYLDILNQGLRVMDATAASLCMENRVPIIVFDVGRPGNIRRAVLGEPIGTLVGGENDAR; translated from the coding sequence GTGAAGGCGCGTTACCGCCGGGTGGTGTTGAAGCTGAGCGGGGAGGCTCTGGCGGGTAGCCTGGGCCGGGGCATCGACCTGGATTTCCTGGACGGTATGGCGGCCGAGATCCAGGAAGTGACCGAATTGGGCGTGCAGATCACCATCGTGGTGGGAGGAGGCAACATCTGGCGGGGAGCGGAAGGGAGCGCCCGGGGCATGGACCGGGCCACTTCCGACTACATGGGGATGCTGGCCACCGTCATCAACTCCCTGGCCCTCCAGGATGCCCTGGAACGGCGGGGCCTGGAGACCCGGCTGCAAACGGCCATCGAGATGCGCGAGGTGGCGGAGCCTTACATAAGGCGGCGGGCCATCCGTCACCTGGAGAAGGGCCGGGTGGTTATCTTCGCCGCCGGGACGGGTAACCCTTATTTCTCCACGGATACCACGGCCGCCCTGCGGGCGGCGGAGATCGGGGCCGAGGTGCTCCTCATGGCCAAGATGGGCACGGACGGGGTGTACGATGACGACCCCCGCCGGAACCCGGCCGCCCGCAAGTTGGACCGGCTGGGCTACCTGGACATCCTCAACCAGGGTTTGCGAGTGATGGATGCCACTGCCGCTTCGCTGTGCATGGAGAACCGGGTGCCCATTATCGTTTTCGATGTGGGCAGGCCGGGCAACATCCGCAGGGCGGTGCTGGGAGAACCCATCGGGACACTGGTCGGGGGGGAGAATGATGCTCGATGA
- a CDS encoding isoprenyl transferase, giving the protein MKSTGGKRKKANSDWEQRKAQLRRGPIPRHVAIIMDGNGRWAVQRGLPRLAGHRAGLESIRQVVQACAELGIGVLTLYAFSTENWRRPPEEVQGLMDLLVEYVDRELDNLVENGVRVRVIGHPEVLPARARQALERVRERTAAGEKLQLVVALNYGGRREIIDACHRFLQDVLAGRVDPELSEEKFASYLDTAGLPDPDLLIRPSGELRISNFLLWQAAYTEFWFTPVLWPDFRPVHLAEAVADYQRRHRRFGGLDSPEGG; this is encoded by the coding sequence ATGAAGAGTACCGGCGGGAAAAGAAAGAAGGCAAATAGCGACTGGGAGCAACGCAAGGCCCAGTTGCGGCGCGGGCCCATCCCCCGACACGTGGCCATCATCATGGACGGCAACGGGCGCTGGGCCGTGCAGCGGGGCCTGCCCCGCCTGGCCGGGCACAGGGCGGGACTGGAGTCCATCCGCCAGGTGGTGCAGGCGTGCGCCGAGCTGGGCATCGGTGTGCTCACCCTCTACGCCTTTTCTACCGAGAACTGGAGGCGGCCGCCCGAGGAAGTGCAGGGCCTGATGGATCTCCTGGTTGAATACGTCGACCGGGAACTAGATAACCTGGTTGAGAATGGGGTTAGGGTGCGCGTCATCGGGCATCCCGAGGTACTGCCGGCGCGGGCGCGGCAGGCCCTCGAGCGGGTGCGGGAGCGAACGGCGGCGGGAGAGAAGTTGCAGCTGGTGGTGGCCCTGAACTATGGGGGCCGGCGGGAGATCATCGATGCCTGCCACCGTTTCCTGCAGGATGTGCTGGCGGGGAGGGTGGACCCGGAACTCAGCGAGGAGAAGTTCGCCTCTTACCTGGACACGGCGGGATTGCCCGATCCCGACCTGCTCATCCGCCCTTCGGGGGAACTGCGCATATCCAACTTTCTCCTGTGGCAGGCCGCATACACCGAGTTCTGGTTCACCCCTGTGTTGTGGCCTGACTTCCGCCCCGTCCACCTGGCAGAGGCGGTGGCTGACTACCAGCGCCGGCACCGCCGGTTCGGAGGGCTGGATAGTCCCGAGGGAGGATAG
- the tsf gene encoding translation elongation factor Ts, translated as MSEKVRQLREMTGAGLLDCKKALESAGGDMERAVRILREKGLALAAKKAGREASEGIIDAYIHPGSRLGVLVEVNCETDFVARTPEFREFVHEVAMQIAAMNPTYVSRDQVPAEVLEREKEILRVQAEAEGKPPHVAEKIVQGRLEKFFQQACLLDQPYIRDGQVTVGQLLTQLIARVGENVVVRRFARFDLGEAS; from the coding sequence ATGAGCGAGAAGGTCAGGCAGTTGCGGGAGATGACGGGGGCAGGGCTCCTGGATTGCAAGAAGGCTCTGGAGAGCGCGGGCGGCGACATGGAGCGTGCCGTGCGCATTCTTCGGGAGAAGGGGCTCGCCCTGGCGGCGAAGAAGGCTGGCCGGGAGGCCTCCGAAGGCATTATAGATGCGTACATTCACCCCGGTTCGCGTCTGGGGGTGCTGGTGGAGGTTAACTGCGAAACCGATTTCGTAGCCCGTACCCCGGAGTTCCGGGAGTTCGTGCACGAGGTGGCCATGCAGATAGCGGCGATGAACCCGACCTACGTCTCCCGGGACCAGGTGCCCGCGGAGGTGCTGGAGAGGGAGAAGGAAATCCTGCGCGTGCAGGCGGAGGCCGAAGGGAAGCCTCCCCATGTGGCCGAGAAGATCGTGCAGGGGAGGCTAGAAAAGTTTTTCCAGCAAGCCTGCCTCCTGGATCAGCCTTACATCCGCGACGGTCAGGTTACCGTGGGGCAACTGCTCACCCAGCTCATTGCCCGGGTGGGCGAGAATGTCGTGGTCAGGCGCTTTGCCCGTTTTGACCTGGGCGAAGCCAGTTGA
- the rpsB gene encoding 30S ribosomal protein S2 translates to MPVLSMKQLLEAGVHFGHQTRRWNPKMRPYIFTERNGIYIIDLQKTVRLLDEAYEFLRDVAFQGGRVLFVGTKKQAQESVAEEARRCGQFYVNQRWLGGTLTNFPTIRRRIERLMQLEEMAESGYLARLPKKEVARLERERSRLDKYLGGIKGMKELPSALFVVDPRKEAIAVKEARRLRIPIVAIVDTNCDPDEVDYVIPGNDDAIRAVKLITSKMADAILEGLQGVQVLPAEQVREEGA, encoded by the coding sequence ATGCCGGTATTGTCCATGAAGCAGTTGCTGGAAGCAGGGGTGCACTTCGGGCACCAGACCAGGCGGTGGAACCCGAAGATGCGCCCCTACATTTTCACGGAGCGGAACGGCATCTACATCATCGACCTGCAGAAGACCGTCCGGCTCCTGGACGAGGCCTACGAGTTCCTGCGGGACGTGGCTTTTCAGGGGGGAAGGGTGCTGTTCGTGGGCACCAAAAAGCAGGCCCAGGAATCGGTGGCCGAGGAGGCCCGCAGGTGCGGTCAGTTCTACGTCAATCAGCGCTGGTTGGGGGGCACCTTGACAAACTTTCCCACCATCAGGCGCCGGATTGAGCGGCTCATGCAACTTGAGGAAATGGCGGAGTCTGGCTACCTGGCCCGCCTGCCCAAGAAAGAGGTCGCCCGGCTGGAGCGGGAGCGATCCAGGCTTGACAAGTACCTGGGTGGGATCAAGGGCATGAAGGAACTTCCCTCGGCGCTGTTCGTGGTGGATCCTCGCAAGGAGGCCATCGCGGTGAAGGAAGCTCGCCGCCTGCGCATTCCCATCGTGGCCATCGTGGACACCAACTGCGACCCGGACGAGGTCGACTACGTCATCCCGGGCAATGACGACGCCATTCGGGCGGTAAAACTCATCACGAGCAAGATGGCGGACGCTATACTGGAAGGATTGCAGGGGGTGCAGGTGCTTCCCGCCGAGCAAGTGAGGGAGGAAGGCGCATGA
- the ytvI gene encoding sporulation integral membrane protein YtvI: MGCWTGSTAWPLPPPSSTGGEFWEGCNFKKGLNPFAVSCLLSSAVLVGTYVFVRYLLPYLWPFVLGLLLALAVEPVVRALQRMRLSRSAAVMVALTLVLGFFFALITWAVSTLVVEISKLVEALPEYYQTARQLVDELTARAGQLMASLPPAVNEQIYGQLANLYAFLARALSQALLAVAALPELGIVTLVAAIASYFMSRDLGAIGTFFLGLVPPGWREPVANLALRLVRSVGEFAFAQLLLIALTTAITMAGLAAMRVPYALLLGLVSGLLDILPVLGPGLLFVPWMLYNLIWGKVGLGIGLGLLYVGISVARQVAQPRVVGERLGIHPLAALLSMYVGARLLGILGLAAGPLAVMLLSAMRQAGILTFGQNGGQPPGGSRRA; the protein is encoded by the coding sequence GTGGGGTGCTGGACAGGTTCGACAGCCTGGCCTTTGCCGCCCCCGTCCTCTACTGGTGGCGAGTTCTGGGAGGGATGTAACTTTAAGAAGGGGCTAAATCCTTTTGCCGTTTCCTGTCTTCTCTCCAGTGCAGTCCTGGTGGGGACGTACGTCTTCGTCCGCTACCTTCTGCCGTACCTGTGGCCGTTTGTCCTGGGGCTGCTGCTGGCCCTCGCCGTTGAGCCGGTGGTGCGGGCCCTGCAGCGGATGCGGCTCTCCCGGTCGGCGGCGGTGATGGTGGCCCTCACCCTGGTCTTGGGTTTCTTTTTCGCCCTCATCACCTGGGCGGTTTCCACGCTGGTGGTGGAAATCAGCAAGCTGGTCGAGGCGTTACCGGAGTATTACCAGACGGCCCGGCAGCTGGTGGATGAACTGACGGCGCGGGCGGGCCAGCTCATGGCCTCTTTACCACCGGCCGTCAACGAGCAAATATACGGGCAATTGGCTAACCTGTACGCTTTCCTGGCGCGGGCGCTTTCTCAGGCCCTGCTGGCCGTGGCCGCCCTCCCGGAGCTGGGCATCGTTACCCTGGTGGCGGCCATCGCGTCGTACTTCATGAGCCGCGACCTGGGCGCCATCGGTACGTTCTTCCTGGGTCTGGTACCCCCGGGGTGGCGGGAACCGGTGGCAAACCTGGCCCTGCGCCTGGTGCGGTCGGTGGGGGAATTCGCCTTTGCCCAGCTCCTGCTCATTGCCCTCACCACCGCCATCACCATGGCCGGGCTGGCGGCCATGAGGGTGCCGTATGCCCTGTTGCTGGGGCTGGTGTCGGGGCTGCTTGACATCCTGCCCGTCCTGGGGCCGGGGCTCCTGTTCGTGCCCTGGATGCTGTACAACCTCATCTGGGGCAAGGTGGGGTTGGGGATAGGCTTGGGCCTGCTGTACGTGGGTATTTCCGTGGCCCGGCAGGTTGCCCAGCCCCGGGTGGTGGGCGAGAGGCTGGGCATCCACCCCCTGGCGGCTCTCCTTTCCATGTACGTGGGAGCGCGCCTCCTGGGCATCCTGGGCCTGGCGGCGGGGCCGCTGGCGGTGATGCTGCTTTCGGCCATGAGGCAGGCGGGCATCCTCACCTTTGGCCAGAACGGGGGTCAGCCGCCGGGGGGGAGCAGGCGGGCGTGA
- a CDS encoding FliA/WhiG family RNA polymerase sigma factor, producing MGAQAQVQQLWERYKSQGDQRAREELVLRYLPLVKFVAGRVRMTLPAFVDEDDLVGYGVLGLLDALGKFDLARGVKFETYAVTRIRGAILDGLRALDWVPAHVRQRVRELQGAYAKLETQLGRPASEEEVAAEMGITMAELSQRITEAASTCLVSLEGLWAAEAREGPVLSSLPDHGAPDPVEIAEWEERKKVLAWAIDRLPDRERLIITLFYYEGLTLKEISRLLGVSPGRVSQLHAQAMLRLRASMERADREGIAKTLGARG from the coding sequence ATGGGTGCCCAGGCCCAGGTACAGCAGTTGTGGGAAAGGTACAAAAGTCAGGGGGACCAGAGGGCCCGGGAGGAACTGGTGCTACGTTACCTCCCCCTGGTGAAATTCGTGGCGGGGAGGGTGCGCATGACCCTGCCCGCCTTCGTGGATGAGGACGATCTGGTGGGATACGGGGTCCTGGGCCTGCTCGATGCCCTGGGTAAATTCGACCTTGCTCGCGGGGTCAAGTTCGAGACGTATGCGGTCACCCGCATCAGGGGTGCCATCCTGGACGGATTGCGTGCGCTGGACTGGGTTCCCGCCCACGTGCGGCAGCGGGTAAGGGAGCTGCAGGGAGCGTATGCAAAGCTGGAGACGCAGCTGGGCCGTCCCGCCAGCGAGGAAGAGGTGGCGGCAGAAATGGGCATCACCATGGCAGAGCTGTCTCAGCGCATAACGGAGGCCGCCTCCACCTGTCTGGTATCCCTGGAGGGACTGTGGGCAGCGGAAGCCAGGGAGGGGCCCGTCCTCTCATCTTTGCCGGACCACGGGGCTCCTGATCCGGTGGAGATAGCGGAATGGGAGGAGCGCAAGAAAGTGCTGGCCTGGGCCATAGACCGGTTGCCCGACCGGGAGAGGCTCATCATCACGCTGTTCTACTACGAGGGGCTCACGTTGAAGGAAATATCCCGCCTGCTGGGTGTTTCGCCAGGACGGGTCTCCCAGCTTCATGCCCAGGCCATGTTGCGGCTGAGGGCGAGCATGGAGCGGGCCGACCGCGAGGGGATAGCGAAAACACTGGGCGCAAGGGGGTGA
- a CDS encoding 1-deoxy-D-xylulose-5-phosphate reductoisomerase — protein sequence MRHLVILGSTGSIGRQALDVVRRHPDRLRVVGLGAGSRIDLLSEQAREFGAQAVAVAHGEAARQAARELASCAVKVLAGDEGMRELATWPEADTVLVATSGLAGLVPTLAALEAGKRVALANKETLVAAGHLVMEAARGRELLPVDSEHVAIHQCLRKEDPASVRRIILTGSGGPFRTLDSRALQHVTAREALRHPVWKMGPKVTVDSATLMNKGLEVIEAHHLFRVEFDRIEVVIHPEGWVHSLVEMQDGSVLAQLAPPDMRLPIAYALFYPERVSPPISLLDLAGRNLTFEPPRVRDFPCLQYAYLAGRMGGTMPAVMSAADEVAVQRFLRGEISFPGISRVVGQVMSEHVPGPARSLEEILEADAWARRRAAEIAGE from the coding sequence GTGAGGCACCTTGTGATCCTGGGAAGTACGGGGTCCATCGGCCGCCAGGCCCTGGACGTGGTGCGCCGGCACCCTGACAGGCTCCGGGTGGTGGGGCTGGGGGCGGGCAGCCGCATCGACCTCCTGTCCGAACAGGCTCGGGAGTTCGGTGCTCAGGCGGTGGCGGTAGCCCATGGGGAGGCGGCGCGGCAGGCGGCACGGGAACTCGCTTCGTGCGCGGTGAAGGTGCTGGCCGGGGACGAAGGCATGCGGGAACTCGCCACCTGGCCGGAAGCCGACACCGTGCTGGTGGCCACCTCCGGGCTGGCCGGCCTGGTGCCCACGCTGGCTGCCCTGGAGGCGGGCAAGCGGGTGGCCCTGGCCAACAAGGAAACCCTGGTGGCGGCCGGTCACCTGGTGATGGAGGCGGCCAGGGGGCGGGAACTTCTACCCGTGGACTCCGAGCACGTGGCCATCCATCAATGCCTGCGGAAGGAAGACCCGGCTTCCGTGCGGAGGATCATCCTCACCGGGTCGGGCGGGCCGTTCCGCACCCTGGACTCCCGCGCCCTGCAGCACGTTACCGCCCGGGAAGCCCTCCGTCACCCGGTGTGGAAGATGGGGCCAAAGGTCACCGTGGATTCGGCTACCCTCATGAACAAGGGACTGGAGGTAATCGAGGCCCACCACCTGTTCAGGGTGGAATTCGATCGCATTGAGGTGGTGATCCATCCCGAGGGCTGGGTTCATTCCCTGGTGGAAATGCAGGACGGGTCGGTGCTGGCCCAGCTCGCTCCCCCGGACATGCGCCTGCCCATCGCCTACGCTCTGTTCTACCCCGAGCGCGTCTCGCCCCCCATCTCCCTGCTGGATTTGGCCGGGCGCAACCTCACCTTCGAACCCCCTCGCGTCCGGGACTTCCCTTGCTTGCAATACGCATACCTGGCGGGTAGAATGGGGGGGACCATGCCGGCCGTGATGAGTGCGGCGGACGAAGTGGCAGTCCAGCGCTTCTTGCGGGGTGAGATCTCTTTTCCCGGCATATCCCGCGTGGTGGGACAGGTGATGAGTGAGCACGTCCCGGGCCCGGCCCGGTCCCTGGAAGAGATCCTGGAGGCCGATGCCTGGGCCCGCCGGCGGGCGGCCGAGATAGCCGGGGAGTGA
- a CDS encoding phosphatidate cytidylyltransferase encodes MLRTRVLTVALGAPPFLACLWWGGGVWTVLVALLAGAAAVEAIWMAGSGRSLRLAAAVTAVLAAGLVLLLGGLLPVPASLTAGWVSSPGENRTPGVLLGATTVVVLVVMALDAAMYPGGTRAPGMLLGVLYPGLGLGHMVLLRQGAGGLGWTLFLLATVWAADMAAYFAGLAWGRHRLVPRLSPGKSWEGAAAGLLVAAAAGAAAAGPLLDRGAPLGALLGGGAALAGMVGDLAESALKRAAGRKDSGRLVPGHGGVLDRFDSLAFAAPVLYWWRVLGGM; translated from the coding sequence ATGTTGAGAACCCGGGTCCTAACCGTAGCCCTGGGGGCCCCTCCCTTCCTGGCCTGTCTGTGGTGGGGAGGTGGGGTGTGGACCGTGCTCGTGGCCCTGCTCGCAGGTGCGGCCGCGGTGGAGGCGATATGGATGGCCGGAAGCGGCCGCAGCCTGCGCCTGGCCGCAGCGGTGACTGCCGTTCTGGCTGCCGGTCTGGTACTGCTCCTGGGGGGATTGCTTCCGGTGCCGGCATCCCTCACAGCGGGTTGGGTATCGTCTCCGGGGGAAAATCGTACCCCCGGCGTTCTGCTGGGAGCTACCACCGTGGTGGTGCTGGTGGTGATGGCCCTGGATGCCGCCATGTACCCCGGGGGAACGCGGGCTCCCGGCATGTTGCTGGGGGTACTGTACCCCGGTCTGGGCCTGGGACACATGGTGCTCCTGCGCCAGGGTGCCGGGGGACTGGGATGGACCCTGTTCTTGCTGGCTACGGTGTGGGCTGCGGACATGGCCGCCTATTTCGCCGGCCTGGCCTGGGGGCGCCACCGCCTGGTGCCCCGGCTCAGCCCGGGTAAGTCCTGGGAAGGAGCGGCTGCAGGGCTTTTGGTTGCCGCGGCGGCGGGGGCGGCGGCCGCAGGTCCCCTGCTCGACCGGGGAGCGCCGCTAGGGGCCCTCCTGGGGGGCGGAGCCGCCCTGGCCGGGATGGTGGGTGATCTGGCGGAGTCGGCGCTCAAGCGCGCCGCCGGACGAAAGGACTCCGGCCGTCTCGTCCCCGGCCACGGTGGGGTGCTGGACAGGTTCGACAGCCTGGCCTTTGCCGCCCCCGTCCTCTACTGGTGGCGAGTTCTGGGAGGGATGTAA
- the frr gene encoding ribosome recycling factor → MLDEVYRETEEKMKKTCLLFQKELAGMRAGRATPALLEKVVVDYYGTPTPITQLCTITVPEPRLMVVQPWDRSQIAAIEKAIMKSELGITPTSDGTVIRLVLPQLTQERRQELVKQARRWAEEQRVAIRNLRREAVEMLRELEDEGQITEDDLRRGQEQVQKLTDKYIGEIDRILAAKEKEIMEV, encoded by the coding sequence ATGCTCGATGAGGTATACCGGGAAACCGAAGAGAAGATGAAGAAGACCTGCCTCCTCTTCCAGAAGGAACTGGCGGGGATGCGGGCGGGACGGGCTACCCCGGCTTTGCTGGAGAAAGTGGTGGTTGACTATTACGGCACCCCTACTCCCATTACTCAGCTTTGCACCATCACCGTCCCCGAACCCCGGCTTATGGTGGTGCAGCCCTGGGACAGGTCCCAGATCGCTGCCATCGAGAAGGCCATCATGAAGTCGGAACTGGGGATCACCCCCACCAGCGACGGCACTGTGATCAGGCTTGTCCTGCCGCAGCTCACCCAGGAACGCAGGCAGGAACTGGTGAAGCAGGCCAGGCGCTGGGCCGAGGAACAGCGGGTGGCCATCCGCAACCTCCGCCGGGAAGCAGTGGAAATGCTCAGGGAATTGGAGGATGAGGGTCAGATCACCGAGGATGATCTGCGCCGCGGCCAGGAGCAGGTGCAGAAGCTCACTGACAAGTACATCGGGGAAATTGATCGTATACTGGCAGCGAAGGAAAAGGAGATCATGGAGGTTTGA